The Ailuropoda melanoleuca isolate Jingjing chromosome 4, ASM200744v2, whole genome shotgun sequence region aaaGGGCCCATGAATGTGGGCTTTTCCCTGCCCCTGCTTCAAGCTGTGGAAACTGAAGAAGTCACTTCCTGGTCTCCTGGAAATGTGTGCGACAGAGGATGGCCCATGTCCCTTCCCTGTGGGTAGTTTGAGGTGGACCCACATCAACCCACCCCCTTTCagtaaaaaccacaatgaaagaGCTTAGAAAGTgtattccttttgttcttttcctttgaaataacacacgcaggcagggaggtgggacaCGGTgtaggtgggggaagggggaagccaTGGGGGGGTCCTCCAGCCCCCCAAACAACCTAGTTGCTCTTTTGTAGTCCTTTCATGGGGTTCCCCAAGGACTTGGGAGGGACGGGAGGGGTCCCCCAACTATGCTAAGCTCAGAACCCAACTGTAAAGTGCAGAATGTACAGGGTCgtggggaggtgctgggggctTGGGTCATCCGACGGGGAGGAATGTCTGCTCCTCTCTGGTAGAAAAATAGACCTGGAGTGAGTTTGGGGGatttggcttgtttgttttgcataattGGATGCTTGGCTCCAGGGAAGGCTAGTCTGTGTAGACTTGCTCCCACCTCCCAACCCTGAAGCCTGGAGAGAGGCTCGCAGTGCTGGGGTGTGTTTGGGGAGAGTCCCCTTAACATGTCTCTGGCCTCAGACTGCCCTCTTGCCAGCCCCCAAGAAAGAGTGACTGGAGGTTATCATCAGCCTAAAGGTGGGAAGGGAATGGAAGACACCATAGAGCATTGTGGGGAGCATGGGGGGGCAGTTTTCCCACAGGGCCAGAGGTGCAGCCATGCGGGGCAGGTGGCGGGGGTGTCCAGCCTCTGTCTAGGGCATGGGAGGGGCATCTCCTCCCCAGCTGCCGGCTTCTAGCCATGTCAGGATTTTGGACAAGTCCCATGGGTTTTCTGGAAGCAGGAGGCCAGGACCTAGGCTTCCCCCAGTCTCCTTAGAACCTGGGCTTTGCGTCATGGCGGGGAggcccctgggctctggggtgTGTCTGGGACAGGGGCACGGGGGATCCAGGATGCTGTGATTGGCCTATTGGGATCTATCTAGACTTGGAGTCTGGGCATTCAGGATCCAGTGCCTGGGAGGATTCCAGTCAGAATCCAGGGGTTAAGGGGCTGGGATCCAGTGCTTGGAAGGGTGAGGGGGGGTCTACCTCCTATGGGTGAGGTTTCAGCATCCAGTGCCTGTGGTGAAGGGGTTTGGGGTCCAACAGCTGCAGTTGCCAGGACCCACTCGCTCTGCCGTTGGGCTCACATTGTGGATTTAGGCGCCAGGATCCAGCCGGTCAGGGCTTGGGAATCCGAGATCCAGTGGTTGGGGATTGAGGGTGTAGTGGTTGAAATGTAGGGAATCCAGTAGTCAAAGCAGAGGGATCCGGGACTCAGTGtcaagaaaaaggaattcagGAATCCAGTAGTTGGGGTGAGGGGATCTGGGATCCAGTGGCTGGGGCCCCGGGATCTAGGCATTGCATTGTCAGGATCCGGTGGCTGAGGCTTCTTGATATCCAGAATCCAGTGGCCGAGCTTGGAGATCCAGGGCTGGAAGCATGGGGATCTGGGATCCGCCAGTGGGGTTGGGGATCTAGGACCCAGTGCTGGATCTGGGGCCTGAGGGAGCTGGGGTCTGGGTGTTTAGGTATGGTGATATGTGCTCCTGTGGTTGGGTTATCAGGATCCATTAGTTGGGTGTGGGGGATCCCGTGGTTAAGTCATGGAGGTCCAAGACCCCGTGTTGGGGGGGGCCAGTAGCTGTGATATGGGGGTGCAGGACCCAGTGGATAAAGTGTGGGGATCCTGTGATTTGGTGTGGGGAGCCCTGGGATCCATCGGCTGGGCCATCAGTCTCCAGTGGCTGAGGTGGGGGGATGTCATGATTAGGGTGAGGGATCTGAGGTGGGTCAGGCTCGGGGTCCCTCACCTGGACGTGACCCCCAGGGCCTGCTTCATGTTCTCGTAGACCACATAGGAGATGCTCACAGCCGGGATAACCTTCATGAAGTTGGGGGCAATGCCCCGGTAGAGGCCCCACACGCCCTCCTGGGACAGGATGTGACGGAGCAGACCCAGCATGGAGAGCTGGGGGGCGCCCTCGatggaggctgggaggggtggggaggccaggtGAGGCCAGAGGGCCCCTCTCACTTTCCCCTCCTActccccagggctgggcctgTGGCCGTGGCAGCACGAGGGAGGAGGGTAAGCTTAACAGCAGGACCTACCACCCAGAGTCGACACTTCTCCTGGCTCTGGAAATAGCTGCTCACCTTTATGCCCCAATCTTGAGGGCCCAAGTTTGGGGACAATTAGAAACAGAgaaggtatatgtgtgtgtgtgtggtgggggagggtacagacatttcctctgcctggaattcatttccctgcctcttctcccagctcactcttctctgccttccaACCCTCGTGCCAAAGCAGGCTCTTTGGGGGTGCCCTCCTTGGCACCCCAGCCTAAGTCtggctctttctcttctccttcattGAACCCTAAATCCATCCTTAATTGTGGAATGATTTATTCAGCATCTTGCTTCCTCTCCAGCCTGTGAGCTCTTGGAGGGTGAGAACCGGGGTTTGTGCACTGATACACCCCCAGAGAGAATCACAGAACACAAATGCTAAAATTCCCAAGGAAACTCCCCAAACAGATtcaggaatggggggggggtggagaagaaCCCATAAAGGAAACCtacagaggaaaataataaacccatcagcctggccccgcccctcctTACCCAgatcctccctctccttccctcactgtCACCCAGCCCTGCAAATGGGAGCTCAAGTTAGCAGCCCTCCCAGTTGAGCTTGCTAGGGCACTCTCCCTGCATGGGCTCTCCTCTCTCgggtgcggggggggggatgggctccCGTTCCAGTGTCACAAATGGAACAAATGGGTACATTGAGGCCCGGAGAAAGGTAGGGACTTTAGTGAAGGCTGTCCAAATCCAGAAGGATCCCAACTTGGGACCCTGCCTACccaggaggaggagctggggatggggaggtaGGTGGGGCCCTAGTGGTGATGCTCTCCCTACCCCATCCTCCCGCCCAGGCCTCACCTTGGGCCTGCATGCGGGTCCGGACCAGGGCCAGGGGGTAGCTGGCTATCTGGCCACAGGTGCTGGAGACGGTGCCGCAGGCCAGGAGCACGAGGATGCCTGGGTCGGCCGAGTCGTGGCTATATTGCTGGAGCCACCGGTTCTTCAGGGTCTGGAAGGGGcgaagaagggaggagagtgtGGGTTGGATCGGAACTGCGTAACACCACGACCCTGGCTTCGAGGCCCGGCTGGCTGGCCTCTGCACCCCCTGAGGGCTGGTACCAGCTGAGTGCTTGGtacctcccaggtgccccacgagCACGGTACCTGCGTCCCATCGCTCAGTCCTCACCTTGACCCTCCATGGCACGAGGGGGGACGGCCTCCCTACTGTCCATGCCCTTGTCCCTGCAACCTGGGAATATGGTACCTCacgtggcaaaagggactttgcagatgagatTAAGTTAAGGGCCCGGAGCTGGGGCATCATCCTAGACTATCCAGGTAGGTCCAATGTCATCGTGAGGCTCCTTGTAGGAGTCTGAAGAGAGGGGATCATAGAAGCGGAGGTGGGGGACAGGTTGGAAGATGCTGTGCACCTGGCTTTGAAGGTGGACGAAGGGCCCACTGGCCAAGGAAAACGGGCAGCTGCTACAGAGGGGGAAAGACAAGGAAACGGCTGCAGCCTCAGAGaaaatgcagccctgccaacatcttgatttagCCTGgtgagccccatcttgggctttGGACTTTCCAAACAGTGAGATAATGAGTATGCACTGGTTTAAACCACTAAGGTGACAGTCAGTTGGTACAGCAGCCGTAGGAAACGAATACGCTCCCCAATGTGGATGCCCCATCTGTATCCCATTCAGCTCAAAGCTGCTGGCTCCCACCTGCCAGCGTCCACAGTGCTGCCTGAGGACTCTCGCTGGACCCAGGAATaggcaggaagggctggggagcCAGCACCCCCAGCAGCGGGCGTCAGACAACTGACGTGGTGTATTAATACTCCAGCTCCCTTGCCTCCCCGGTGGGGCATGTTCTATGCTGCCTCCAGAGGCCCCCACACCGGGATGGCGCTACACCCGCCCACCGTCATAACTTGCTTGATAGCACACCCTTACGGGTTCGATGGcatccccccaaaagatatgttggagtcctaacaCCCAGGacctcagattgtgatctcatttgcaaatagagTCTTTGCAGGTGCGGTGAGTTAGGATGAGGTCGCTCTGGAGTAGGGTGCGCCCTTAAGCAAACATGACCaatgtcctcataagaagaggagacagacacagagacacacgtgGGGAAGACAGTCACGCAGCGACAGATGCAGACACTGCAGGGATGCCCCTGGCTGGTaggggcaaggaaggattcttctaAGGTTTTGGAGGGAGCGGGGCCCTGCCGACAGCTAGAGTTTAGACTCCAGCCTCCGGGACTGTGACAGTAAAGGTCTGTTGCTTTGCGCCCCCAGTTTGCGGTACTTTGCCAGGCAGCCCTAGGGAACGAATGTTCCCCTTTTTGGTTACCTTACCTTCCTGCCAAACCATGTGCTCTCACATCCCTGCTCTGAGGCAGTTACTTACCCAAGGCCACAAAATAAAGGTGGGAGTCAATATTCAGAGCCACACCGGAGTCCAGAGTGGTGAGCTTGGTCTTTTGGGCAGCCCACCCCTTATGAAGCCTCTCCGCAAGGACCTTCCTTCTTGCTCTGGGACTGGGATGGGTCCTAGGCTTCATTTCCTATGTCACTTCTAACCCCTTGGTAACAGCTGCCCAGAAGTGTGTGGAGAGGGACTCGGGGCTGGGATAGATTAGTGATGTCTGGGCTGGGCAAGGAGTGGGTGCCTTGGAAGCAAGTGTTCACCATTACTGTCTTTGAAATTTCAATAGCCTTCTTTTGGGGCTGGAGCAGGATTTGCCAAATAGGTGTTGAATGAGTGTTTAGAGCTGTTCTGTTGAAAAGAAGTTCTGATGACCAACACTGAGCCAAACaaccaacaaaaaccaaacaaaaccccaaaacaaaaaaacagtgaaatcactTTTCTGcagacttctcagagcctttaaggGACTAACCTAGGTTTTGAAACTCCAAGAGGGCATAGGGTTTCTCAAACCACTTAgacctcccacctccctttttGGGTGAAAAATGGATCGAATAATGTTATGTCTAATTTCTACCCAGTGGCTGCGTCTTGCACTCAGGAAAAACCAGCCGCATCACTGAGATCTTGCTGACTCTTTGGTTCCTTCCAGCCACTCAAGACTCGCACTCCTCCAACAGGCCAAATCCAGTCCTGCTTCTGGAGCTGagctctctgctccctctgccttgtTCACGGGGCCTCGCTCATCGCCTCTCAGGGGcctgcctccaccccctcctgcccACTGTTACTTTCAATTACACAtcctgttttttcctcttctgagaaCTTAGCAGGATCTGAAACTACTTGTTGGCCCGTGGACTGACTTCCTTGCTTATTGGAGTGGGTGCCCCAGGGAGGCAAGGACCGTGCTGTTTTTATTGAATGCTGGCCCCGTACATCATTGCTGAGTGagcgagtgaatgaatgagcaagtgagtgaatgagtggtGGCCTTGTCTCATGCGGCCGTCtaggtgctgggtgctggggagtcAGGCATGGGCGGCAGGTGGGGAGTGTTGGAAAGGAGGACAAGCTGCATCATTTTGCGAGGCCCAGCgcacaataaaaatatgtaaggtTCCTCGTCCAAAGATGATTAGGGATTTCAAGAGGGCAACAGCAGGGCATTAAACCCAGAGCCAGGCCCTCTGAGCACAGGGCCCTTGGCGACTGCACTGGCTCCCTGCCCGTGAAGCTGGCCCTGTCCTGCACACACAGCCTCTGGGGGATGCCCGGGGACATCTGGGACTGTGCTACTTGGGAGAACCTGGCAATCCCACCCGGGGAAGAGAAAAGTCATGACCCCtggaaaagaagtcaaactccctGCCCCATTCCTGCCTCTCTTGATAAAGGCCCTGAGATGCTGGCCATGGGGTGTGATTTCTATGAAATGCGCAGGCCCTGAAGAAGACATTGGCTGGGTCCAATACATGCTCTGGGGAGACAAGCATCTTTGAAGTTCACTTTATCCCATGATTCTATGACCTACAGTGGTCCCTGACCTTCCCGGGTCCCGAGGCCTAGCAAGGCAAGGCTGAACTGTACACGGAATTGGGAAGAATTCTCACAGGGGTAAAGGTGAAAGAGTTGGGGAATCCAACAGCTGAAGGGGTTCCCCAGGATCCCAAGGTCCATGGCGCTTCTCCACCCCTAGCTATGGAGGCTGACTGAGTCACCCCTATGGGAAAGGGGCGTCCTGTGGGCAAATCccacaggggagaaaaaaggcGGGAGGGGCGGGCTGCCCACAGACCTCATAGACGGCCAGGTCGATGCCCGCGTAGGGGATGATGCCCAGCACGTTGGGCAGGTAGCCGCGGTAGAAGGCGCGGGGCCCCTCTCGCTCCAGGATCTGCCACGCACAGTCCAGCAGCCCCTTGTACTGGCCTGTCCGGCGCAGGGTCAGCCGTGTCTTCAGCACCTGGGGAGGACCTCGGTTATCCCTGGGAAAACCGCTCCCAGAAACACTGCACCCAAGAGTGCAGTCATCTGGAAATAGCTACTCCCAGAAGGATCTACCCTGGGAATAACTGAATTTCACAAACCACTTACACTACAATCTTCTGCTGTCCCCAAATCTCTATGCCTCGAAATGGTTACATCTCCCAGAGTTGCATATGGTGGCCACCGCTGTCTCCCAATATCTTGTTCCCTTCCCCCCTTAATAATAGAAACTATAATTTTCAGCAAGCACACAGCTAATCAAAATAAACACTACATTTCTCATTTCCCCTAGATatatggccatgtgactaagtcTTAGTCAATGAAACAGCAGGAGAACAGGTATGTGTGACTTTCAGAAAGTATCTTTAAAGGCAGGGAGGTGTTCCTTCCTTTGTCTATTCTTCCTTATTGACTGGAAAATGGATGTGACGATTGGAGCACACGCAGCCATTTTGGTCCATGAGGTGGGTGCTACATTCTGAAGTGCTGGAACAAGATAGAGGGAAGGAACCTCGGCCTCTAACACTTTGAAGTCACCATACCTGTCCTGAACTGCTTACCTCAGACTTCATTTATGTGATTTGAGTTTTCCATCACTCAGAATCCTGACATACTGCACAACCTGAAACCTGAAATGATTCCACTGGGAACAAACAGCTTGGAAATCAGTACCCTGAGAAGAGGCATGTCCATAAACAACTGGCCCCCACAGTTGCCACCTAAATAGTTATGATCAACACCACCATCCCTAGAAGTCACATCTCAAATTGCAATCCCCACACAGACTACAGATGAAACAGCGTTTCTCTAACGAGCCACAGTCCGAATCAAGGAGAGGTAAGGTTACAATCCCAATGCCTATCACACCGGAGTGACGTGGTTACTGCAAGCCCCCCCACCCTGCAATGGGGCCTCGGCCAGAGTCCCTCCTTCTCACCTCCATGGGGTAAATGATGGTTTGGGCTGTGGCACCGGCCAGCGAGCCAGCGACAAAGCGCTCCTGCACGTGCAGCGTCTCCTGCTGCCCCCGAATGGCCCGCTTGATCTGAAATTGGGAGACACAGAGGTGGGCAGGACCTCAGGTCCTCCTGCTGTGGGCACCACACACTGGGGTCCTGCAGACATCCCCTGCCCCCAAGCCAATCCCACCAGCCCTCAAGTCTAGCTCACATCTCCCACACCTGCCCCTACCTGCTCATAGGCCATGAACTTGATGGCCGACTCAGGTGCAATCTTGAGCACGTTAATTCCATTGCCACGCCACAGGGAGCGCATGCCCCCCTCTTGGATCATGTTCTTTAGGCCCCCCAGAATGTTTAGCTTGTTGGTCTTGGAGGCATGGACCTGAGTGGGGAGATAAGGTGGCTTTGGGGTCCCCTTCTGGGGCCCAGgcctgggagagggggtggggcttTCCTGGGCCCCTCACCTGCATGAAGACCTTCAGGCGGTCCAGAGGGGCTGTGCCAGTCCGCGACACGGCACCTGCCACCGCACCCGCCACCAGCTGCTTCCACCACATGCCAGTCAGCTTCTCCTGCTCTGAAAACTCATCAGGGACAGTCAGGCACTCACCAATGTCCAAGACCTGAGGACGCAGGGACTGGGGTGTCACACCATCATAGGAGCAGGGAGATGTACCTTAGCCCTAATAGGAGTGTCTCCCTCATGAATCCCAGGACACCCAGAGCATCCACCAATAAATCTCACTTGAAGAGCCCAGGAGATCCCTCTTGCACCCCTACCAGATCCCAGCAAAACATCCAACCTGACTCCCACGTAGGATCCCAATATCCCTCCTGGGCACCTCAACCAAATCCCACCAAAGGAGCCTACCCAAGCATCTACCATAGAAAGATTGCTTTCGGAGCCGATCAGCTCCCTTTGAAGGATCACACCCAAGGGTCTCCTGGATAAGGATTCCAGAAGATCCCTCCAGGGCCACACAAGATCCCACCAGGGACCTGCCATGTAAGGAGACCAGTGGATCCCTCCCAGGGCCTCAGCAGATCCCACAGGGAATCTGCCCCCCAGGGATCATCCGTCCCCTAGAATCCACTTAGAGACTTCCTAACCAAGTCCCTCTTGGATCCTCAGAGTGGGAATGTCTGGACCTCCCAAGAGGACTTCACCAGATCCCACTGGTGGGTTCCCCTCCAGAGGCCATCAGATCCTACTTGAAGCACCACTCAGAGAGTCCCACCCAGAAGGGAGGATCTAGAGCACCTCCTCCCCCAACTTCCATTGGATCTCAGTGGATCTTCCAAAGAAGGTGGCTTTCTAATGAGTCCCTTCAGCAGCAGACCATTTACTGAGGCAAAAAGAAGCCAGCAGAAGGGGAGCTGTGGTGGAGGCTGGAGACTGGGTGCCCCATCTGGTgagctcttccttctctgtgctcccacCTCCCACAGTCTGCCCCCAGCACCCCGAGGTCAGGTCTGAAGGGCTCCAGCCCGATCACAGACCTCCCCCAATGGGTCCCCAGTCCCCTGAGGTCCAGTCAGAGGAAGAGACGACTAGAGTCTCATCCCTTGGCTGTTCCCAGTGGCTCTTCCTTCTCAAGACTCCTGACCCAGCCCCTCCAGGCCCAGCGGAAACCGGAGCCAGTCCCAGCCACCACGCTAGGAAAGCTGCCCCCACCTCACCGTAGAATGCTTCCAGAAATAGACCACATCCTCCACATTCTCCAGTGAATGCAACAGGAAGTGGTCGCGCCATTCCTGCCAGTCAATGGTCATCGTGCCGTCACGGTCCATGCTGGGGATGCAGGGCAAGGTGGGGACAGAATCAGTGTTGGGGCTAAGCAGGGGGTGTTGGAGTGAGGTTCAGTTGGTTTGGGGGCAGAATGACTTCCTGTGCACTGAGAGCTCACCATTTTACAAAGGGGagaactaaggctcagagaagtaaagcaTCTGGCCCAGAATTTGCCTGACTCCCAAGCCCACCTCTCAGCTCCGCCTGCCCTGGGATTGGGTCTGGGGCCTATAGACTCAAGATGGTCAAGTGGCCCTGGGGACCCGAGTTACCTGGGATTCTGGACCCCCAGCTATTCACCTGTGCAGAATTTTCTCTGCTTGCTCCAGTGAGATGGAAATGCCTAGAGCTCGGAAACTCTGCTGGATCTCGGACACATCGATATGACCTGGGGAGGGGGTCAGAAAAGTGTGTGCAAGGGGGGACCCTGGAGCCCAGGTGCTGTACAGCTCAGCATGGGGATGGTCTAGGAAGCCCAGGggatccaggaccccaggatgagATTTGCAgcagggttgggggtggtggcCCACTGGCATCAGAGAGGTGGAACTGGGCAATGTTGGGGGGTTCCTCTgttccatgaatgaatgaaaaaagtgaATCCAGGGATAACTATGGGGGTCCTTATGCCATAGGGGGTTGTGAGGCAATATTAGGGACCCAAAAGAGGCTATGGGGGGCATCTATGCCTCATAGGGAATCCACAAGCAATGTGGGGCATCTCTGTTCCTTAGAAACTTGAGGGTAAGAATAGGGGTCACAtcccagaagggaaaggaggtGGGATGGGCCCACGGGCCCAACCACCTAGCTGGGGGGTGAGGAGAGCTCCCAAAATAGCCTGTGAGTCATCAGGGAGAAgtggccctccctcctcctcctagCGCTGCCAGTTCTAACCCCATTGGTGTCTCCAGGGCCCCCGCAGCCCATCCCTGGGCCTTACCATCCTGATTCCGGTCCAGACTGTGGAACAGAAGGAGCAGGCGTTGTTCCCGCTCCTGCAGGTAGCGGGAAAACTCCTCCAGGTCCAGCCCACCACCTGGGTCAGCGTCACCCTCGGGGGAGATGCCCTGGCAGGGGGGAAGGGACGAGGGAGCTCCAGGAGGCCGCTCCCCAGCTGCAGGGGGCATGATAAGCTTAGGGCCCAGGAATGCAGAGCCCTCAGCACCTAAAGGACAGGAGCAGGGGAAGTCACCCCTTCATCAGCCAGCTCACTTCTCAGCAATATGTCCAAGGCCACAATAGGTCTGCAAGGTGGAAAGCAGTTGTCCATTTTTCCTGGCAAGCAAACTGAGGCTCTCCAAGGTCAAGTAACTTTTTCAAGGTTACAGAACTGGGAAGTGGTAGGTAGCCTTGGGTTCCTGTCTTTGAAAGCCTGTCCTCCCAgctgtctcttaaaaaaacatCCATATGGCAGTTTCAGAAGCTCCCATGAGAGACAGCTCTGGGCACTGTGGGGCAGTGAGAGGTTTCCCACCTGGAAAGTGGGAGGTTGTCCTGGAGGTCTCAGGATGCTGCGGAGAGAGACACTCAAGTGGCATCTGGGGCTACCGGTGTAGCGGACACCTGCACTGGCCTAGCGGCAAGTTCCTGCTTTGCTCTATCCCCAGCTGAGGGCGGCCCCTTGGGTCCTGGCTGGGGTAGCCTGGGGCATTAAACCAGGCCAGGGAAAGGGCAGGCCTGGGAAATGTAAACATAGAGAGGCTGGGGCAGCTGTCTGGGAGCCAGTGGGTgcccagagcagggaagggagaatgggaAAGGGTGTGTCTCCTGAGGCCAGGAGCAGGGGTATGTCTTGGGATGGGCAAAGAGTTCAGAGGAGGGTGTGTCCGGGGCAGTGGGCAGGAGAGCAGCCCGGCTCCTTTCGCTGGCAGACATCCCCCACCCTCGCGGCACcggcgaggggggtgggggcgggtgtTGGCAGCCGAACTGCAGGCCTGGGGCCTCCGTGGCTCTGTCTTGGGCGAACCCGTTAGGCCCAGACACGCGGGGCAGGGGGATGAGGCAGAGACACCCAGGCTGGGCACCCGCACTGGAGCGCAGCCACAGGCAGCCGCTGGCGGCTGCGGCGCTCCATTCAGGGGCTCGGGTTACCGGCGCCCGCAGGGCCGGAGCGCCGCGCGCCAGGCTGGGGTCCCGGCGGGGGTACCTGTTGGGTGTCGCGGTCCGGGTCGCCCCCGCCCAGCCGGGCCAGTCCCTGGCGCAACTCGCGCACGTCCACGCGGCCATCCTTGTTACTATCCAGCTCCTCGAAGAGGCGACCCCAGCGCTGCCGCCGCTCCGCATCGCCCGGGCCCCCCCGCATGGCGCCcgccctgggggggaggggaggcccggCGGTGACGGCCTCGGCGGGGGCTTcggggctccccctcccccccggggcCCCGCAGGGCCAGCTCCGCGGCCACTGCCACTGCAGCCTCCGCGCTGCCCGCCTGGCTCTGGCACTTGCAGGAGGCGGTGACTGCTAGCCGTCGCCGCCCGCGCCAGAATTTGCGTCTCCTCCCCCGACccgcttggggggagggggcgggaggcggAGCCGCGGGTGTGGGGCGGAATGTCGGGGATGCTCTGGTAGTGCACAGGAAGCACCAGGGTTCATTCTGGGAAGAGGGGCTAGAGAGATCAATGGTCTCAATTCTGCTTTCAGAGTTCTGCCTTgcgtgcctcagtttaccctctGTCCAAGGGGGGCGCAGTAGAGGGATATCAGAGATTTGGTTTCGTAATCCCTTTCCACTTGACCTTCCTCTCCTACTATTTCTCTTTAGGAACTAAAGTTCTCGTTTTCCCCAGACATGCTCAAGAACCAACCCTAAGCCGTCCAGCCCTCCATCTGCCCGCCCGCTCGTTTCACATTCCCCCACTAGGCCACggaaacagaaaa contains the following coding sequences:
- the SLC25A23 gene encoding calcium-binding mitochondrial carrier protein SCaMC-3 isoform X1, with the translated sequence MRGGPGDAERRQRWGRLFEELDSNKDGRVDVRELRQGLARLGGGDPDRDTQQGISPEGDADPGGGLDLEEFSRYLQEREQRLLLLFHSLDRNQDGHIDVSEIQQSFRALGISISLEQAEKILHSMDRDGTMTIDWQEWRDHFLLHSLENVEDVVYFWKHSTVLDIGECLTVPDEFSEQEKLTGMWWKQLVAGAVAGAVSRTGTAPLDRLKVFMQVHASKTNKLNILGGLKNMIQEGGMRSLWRGNGINVLKIAPESAIKFMAYEQIKRAIRGQQETLHVQERFVAGSLAGATAQTIIYPMEVLKTRLTLRRTGQYKGLLDCAWQILEREGPRAFYRGYLPNVLGIIPYAGIDLAVYETLKNRWLQQYSHDSADPGILVLLACGTVSSTCGQIASYPLALVRTRMQAQASIEGAPQLSMLGLLRHILSQEGVWGLYRGIAPNFMKVIPAVSISYVVYENMKQALGVTSRSPCFQPWISKLGHWILDIKKPQPPDPDNAMPRSRGPSHWIPDPLTPTTGFLNSFFLTLSPGSLCFDYWIPYISTTTPSIPNHWISDSQALTGWILAPKSTM
- the SLC25A23 gene encoding calcium-binding mitochondrial carrier protein SCaMC-3 isoform X2, which translates into the protein MDRDGTMTIDWQEWRDHFLLHSLENVEDVVYFWKHSTVLDIGECLTVPDEFSEQEKLTGMWWKQLVAGAVAGAVSRTGTAPLDRLKVFMQVHASKTNKLNILGGLKNMIQEGGMRSLWRGNGINVLKIAPESAIKFMAYEQIKRAIRGQQETLHVQERFVAGSLAGATAQTIIYPMEVLKTRLTLRRTGQYKGLLDCAWQILEREGPRAFYRGYLPNVLGIIPYAGIDLAVYETLKNRWLQQYSHDSADPGILVLLACGTVSSTCGQIASYPLALVRTRMQAQASIEGAPQLSMLGLLRHILSQEGVWGLYRGIAPNFMKVIPAVSISYVVYENMKQALGVTSRSPCFQPWISKLGHWILDIKKPQPPDPDNAMPRSRGPSHWIPDPLTPTTGFLNSFFLTLSPGSLCFDYWIPYISTTTPSIPNHWISDSQALTGWILAPKSTM